In Bacillus rossius redtenbacheri isolate Brsri chromosome 9 unlocalized genomic scaffold, Brsri_v3 Brsri_v3_scf9_2, whole genome shotgun sequence, one DNA window encodes the following:
- the LOC134543149 gene encoding uncharacterized protein LOC134543149 produces the protein MTSWKRPDSVPHPKVWRRAVGRKPVDGKVPSFVIQDVPEDREEELVDFMEEHFMHNEPLCKCLNINSDSASVKDLRGLWEEMLAQRIAVVAFLEDDGPRPRIAGANMLGVVTRAEKSVKHEYEGVVMKSVVKLLDDLDSLADPFEKYGVEEYIAAMGLSVAKEFQGQGLGKEILKARFDVGRAVGVKLTVTAFTAIESQVLATREGFEKLARIDYKDYRVDGNEVFPGITSKCVILMAKRIG, from the exons ATGACCAGCTGGAAGAGACCCGACTCAGTGCCGCACCCCAAGGTGTGGCGGCGAGCGGTCGGCAGGAAGCCGGTGGATGGCAAGGTGCCGTCCTTCGTCATCCAGGACGTTCCTGAGGACCGCGAGGAGGAGCTAGTGGACTTCATGGAGGAGCACTTCATGCATAATGAGCCTCTCTGCAAGTGCCTCAACATAAACAGTGATTCGGCGAGCGTGAAGGATCTGCGCGGCCTCTGGGAGGAGATGCTGGCCCAGAGGATAGCCGTCGTCGCCTTCCTCGAGGACGACGGACCCCGGCCCAGGATCGCGGGCGCCAACATGCTGGGCGTCGTCACCCGAGCCGAGAAGAGCGTGAAACACGAG TACGAAGGAGTTGTAATGAAGTCGGTCGTGAAGCTTCTGGACGACTTGGACTCCCTGGCAGACCCTTTCGAGAAGTACGGAGTGGAGGAGTACATCGCGGCCATGGGACTGTCGGTGGCAAAGGAGTTCCAAGGCCAAGGGCTGGGCAAGGAGATTCTGAAGGCCAGGTTCGACGTGGGCCGGGCCGTGGGGGTGAAGCTGACGGTGACTGCATTCACCGCCATAGAGTCTCAGGtgctggccaccagggagggCTTCGAGAAGTTGGCGCGCATCGACTACAAGGACTACAGGGTGGACGGCAATGAGGTGTTCCCGGGAATAACCAGCAAGTGTGTCATACTCATGGCCAAGAGGATAGGTTAA